The following coding sequences are from one Halorubrum sp. BOL3-1 window:
- the azf gene encoding NAD-dependent glucose-6-phosphate dehydrogenase Azf yields the protein MDEPVLLTGAGGRVGQAILRGIGDDYDWRLLDREPLPAAKVPARVTDADLYVADITDEDAVRDAMTGVGAVIHLAGDPRKTAPWDSVLRNNIDGTQVVMRAAAEAGVEKFAFASSNHAVGGYETDDRTPDLYREDDDYRLDGTELPRPGNLYGVSKATGEALGRLYHDERDMSVVCVRIGNLTRDHPPREYERGQAMWLSHRDCAHLFDRCLRAEYGYEVVYGISDNDRRYYSIEGAREALGYDPADNSADYTFEGEPKPDRDTDEKYVDDPDVTTEDAPAEPNFPADPDAPSDDA from the coding sequence ATGGACGAGCCGGTCCTGCTGACGGGCGCCGGCGGACGGGTGGGACAGGCCATCCTCCGCGGCATCGGCGACGACTACGACTGGCGGCTCCTCGACCGGGAGCCGCTGCCGGCGGCCAAGGTGCCCGCTCGCGTCACCGACGCCGACCTGTACGTCGCGGACATCACCGACGAGGACGCCGTCCGCGACGCGATGACGGGGGTCGGTGCCGTGATCCACCTCGCCGGCGACCCGCGGAAGACGGCGCCGTGGGACTCCGTCCTCCGGAACAACATCGACGGGACGCAGGTCGTGATGCGCGCCGCCGCGGAGGCCGGCGTCGAGAAGTTCGCGTTCGCCTCTTCGAACCACGCCGTCGGCGGCTACGAGACCGACGATCGCACACCGGATCTGTACCGCGAGGACGACGACTACCGGCTCGACGGCACCGAACTCCCCCGCCCCGGCAACCTCTACGGCGTCTCGAAGGCGACCGGCGAGGCGCTCGGCCGCCTCTACCACGACGAGCGCGACATGAGCGTCGTCTGCGTCCGTATCGGCAACCTCACCAGGGACCACCCGCCCCGCGAGTACGAGCGCGGCCAGGCGATGTGGCTCTCGCACCGCGACTGCGCGCACCTGTTCGATCGCTGCCTCCGGGCCGAGTACGGCTACGAGGTCGTGTACGGTATCTCCGACAACGACCGTCGCTACTACTCGATCGAAGGCGCCCGCGAGGCGCTCGGCTACGACCCGGCCGATAACTCTGCGGACTACACGTTCGAGGGCGAACCCAAGCCGGACCGCGACACCGACGAGAAGTACGTCGACGACCCTGACGTGACGACGGAGGACGCGCCCGCGGAACCCAACTTTCCCGCCGACCCCGACGCGCCGAGCGACGACGCCTGA